A window of the Harmonia axyridis chromosome 5, icHarAxyr1.1, whole genome shotgun sequence genome harbors these coding sequences:
- the LOC123679844 gene encoding uncharacterized protein LOC123679844 — protein MKIIEPSKNFYFEKMLSGDDEVVVPECIIQEANEAAEAVIPLKSKILYEKQYTAFCAWRNNKKAKGVNEKIILAYISEQSKKVKSSSLWSYYSQLKKMLALKEKIDIGRFHQVTAFLKQHSKGYVAKKSKVFTREEFEYFLDAAPDEQYLLIKVVFIMGVAGGCRIGELVTMTVDDVEDRGSVLVIQIPDTKTYKKRVFTVVNGTNKVAALDIFRKYRNLRPSKVAHKRLFINYKNEKCTVQPVGVNTFSKMPVTIAKYLGLSDAEQYTGHSFRRSSATLLANSGADLTVLKRHGGWRSSSVAEGYIEDSLQNKINISEQILGGVTKTGVPDAEMDIPAGPEKSSNTCAITTERVSFGGGAGFQFHFQNLSNCNFYFNDRNDC, from the coding sequence atgaaaattatagaaccgtcaaagaatttttatttcgaaaaaatgttgaGCGGTGACGACGAGGTTGTAGTTCCTGAGTGTATTATACAAGAAGCAAATGAGGCAGCAGAAGCAGTAATtccattaaaatcaaaaatattgtacgAAAAGCAATATACGGCATTTTGTGCCtggagaaataataaaaaggCCAAAGGTGTcaacgaaaaaataattttggcgTATATTTCCGAACAATCCAAGAAAGTTAAGTCGTCGTCTTTATGGTCCTATTATTCGCAACTCAAGAAAATGTTGgctctgaaagaaaaaatagacATCGGCAGATTTCACCAAGTCACCGCCTTTTTGAAGCAACATTCCAAGGGATACGTAGCAAAGAAGTCGAAGGTATTCACAAGAGAGGAGTTTGAATACTTTTTAGATGCCGCTCCTGATGagcaatatttattgataaaggTAGTTTTTATTATGGGTGTTGCTGGAGGGTGTAGAATCGGCGAGCTGGTGACTATGACCGTAGATGACGTGGAAGATCGGGGCAGCGTATTGGTTATTCAGATTCCAGATACGAAAACTTATAAGAAAAGAGTGTTCACTGTGGTCAATGGTACTAATAAGGTTGCTGCACTCGATATATTCCGCAAGTATAGGAACTTGAGGCCAAGCAAAGTTGCTCACAAGCgactatttataaattataaaaatgaaaaatgtaccGTCCAGCCTGTAGGTGTGAATACATTTTCGAAAATGCCCGTTACTATTGCAAAGTATTTGGGCCTTTCTGATGCTGAACAATATACAGGGCACAGTTTCAGGCGTTCTTCTGCAACCCTACTCGCAAATTCTGGGGCAGATTTGACAGTTTTGAAAAGACATGGTGGATGGCGCTCAAGTTCTGTTGCAGAAGGATATATTGAAGATTCactacaaaacaaaataaatatttctgaaCAAATACTTGGTGGGGTCACAAAAACCGGAGTTCCTGATGCAGAAATGGATATTCCAGCAGGGCCTGAGAAGTCCTCAAACACATGTGCTATAACGACTGAGCGTGTTTCCTTTGGAGGAGGTGCAGGTTTCCAGTTCCATTTTCAAAATCTTAGTAATtgtaatttttactttaatgaTAGAAATGACTGTTAA